Proteins co-encoded in one Candidatus Stoquefichus sp. SB1 genomic window:
- a CDS encoding glucose-6-phosphate isomerase family protein gives MKFDPGFDIQPIYEPLGFQYGEHVFGPEVENRSLDAIRKNLMDPHCEGPQVVYSIAMDVGNEQDKPHMLERNLLYGAVTYAKGTLGKEPVRSQGHIHAVSPSCGMSTCEVYEIWSGAAYIYMQETALDNPGRCFAVYAKPGDVVIVPPGWAHATIVADITQNLTFGAWCVRDYGFDYDDVRTHKGVAWFPIVNENKIDFIANQFYQESQLVVKEPRIYKEFGIRKGVPIYQQFVENPDLFLFVSQPQIAKEKWENFIP, from the coding sequence ATGAAATTTGATCCTGGATTTGATATTCAACCAATATATGAACCATTAGGATTTCAATATGGTGAACATGTTTTTGGACCTGAAGTAGAAAATAGAAGTTTAGATGCAATAAGAAAAAATCTTATGGATCCTCATTGTGAGGGTCCTCAGGTTGTTTATTCAATTGCGATGGATGTAGGAAATGAACAAGATAAACCTCATATGTTAGAACGTAATCTTTTATATGGTGCTGTGACATATGCAAAAGGAACATTGGGAAAAGAACCTGTTCGTTCGCAAGGACATATTCATGCTGTATCACCATCTTGTGGCATGTCAACTTGTGAGGTTTATGAGATTTGGAGTGGAGCTGCTTATATTTATATGCAGGAAACAGCACTTGATAATCCTGGCAGATGCTTTGCTGTTTATGCAAAACCAGGTGACGTTGTGATTGTTCCACCAGGTTGGGCACATGCAACTATTGTTGCTGATATAACCCAGAATTTAACTTTTGGAGCTTGGTGTGTGAGAGATTATGGTTTTGACTATGATGATGTCAGAACTCATAAAGGGGTGGCCTGGTTCCCAATTGTGAATGAAAATAAAATTGATTTTATAGCTAACCAGTTTTATCAAGAAAGTCAGTTGGTTGTGAAAGAACCAAGAATATATAAGGAATTTGGGATTCGTAAAGGTGTTCCTATCTATCAGCAATTTGTTGAAAATCCAGATTTGTTCTTATTTGTCTCTCAACCACAAATCGCAAAAGAGAAGTGGGAAAACTTTATCCCCTAG
- a CDS encoding sulfide/dihydroorotate dehydrogenase-like FAD/NAD-binding protein, which produces MYKILRKETLNDVVELMEIHAPFVARKCEPGQFIILRVGEDGERIPLTIADFDREKETITIIYQIVGYSTKALAALNEGDELTDFVGPLGEPTKLHQSKHVVGVAGGVGSAPLFPQLRALANMGVDVDVIIGGREAQYVLWADEFRKFCKNVYITTDDGSLGRQGFVTQVLAEMIEKGENIDEVIAIGPVPMMKAVVGVTKPHNIKTSVSLNPIMIDGTGMCGCCRVSVDGKIKFACVDGPDFDGLQVDFDELISRQRMFKEEEHEVMENANRMCNLMGGAK; this is translated from the coding sequence ATGTATAAGATTTTACGTAAAGAAACATTGAATGATGTTGTTGAATTAATGGAAATTCATGCACCATTTGTAGCTAGAAAATGTGAACCAGGTCAATTTATTATTTTGCGTGTTGGTGAGGATGGAGAAAGAATTCCATTAACAATTGCAGATTTTGATAGAGAAAAAGAAACAATTACAATTATTTATCAGATTGTTGGTTACTCAACAAAAGCTTTAGCGGCTTTAAATGAGGGTGATGAATTAACTGATTTTGTTGGACCATTAGGAGAACCAACGAAGTTGCATCAATCAAAACATGTAGTGGGTGTTGCTGGTGGTGTTGGTAGTGCTCCATTATTTCCACAATTAAGAGCGTTAGCGAATATGGGTGTTGATGTTGATGTCATTATTGGTGGAAGAGAAGCTCAATATGTTTTATGGGCTGATGAATTTAGAAAGTTTTGTAAAAATGTTTATATTACAACTGATGATGGATCATTGGGACGTCAAGGATTTGTTACTCAAGTATTAGCTGAAATGATTGAAAAAGGGGAAAACATTGATGAAGTGATTGCGATTGGTCCTGTACCAATGATGAAAGCTGTTGTTGGTGTGACAAAACCACATAATATCAAAACATCTGTTTCTTTAAATCCTATTATGATTGATGGAACTGGAATGTGTGGATGTTGTCGTGTAAGTGTGGATGGAAAAATTAAATTTGCTTGTGTTGATGGACCGGATTTTGATGGTTTACAAGTTGATTTTGATGAATTAATATCACGTCAAAGAATGTTTAAAGAAGAAGAACATGAGGTTATGGAAAATGCTAACCGTATGTGTAATTTAATGGGAGGTGCCAAATAA
- a CDS encoding peptidase M3: protein MKKFKSIAILFVTLALLLSGCTSTTKVHEETIPPHDNIAFKDMKYQRPDIDATNQKIEDLMKLSQNSNKDADVLNAYQDILDDLYNIDYMSSLANVFYSIDVTSQYYDNESQFLSNSYTKLDNQMNSLTKTILESQYKDAFTNKMGQDFIERYQKNAKLNSPEIEELSEQETALVNQYNTLLSKEYTTEIKGKTVTMDDLDFSKQDDIDAYYRIYQNKNKELATIYSQLVKIRIQIAKKLGYDSYADYAYDVLGRDFTKEDAQKFEKNVLETVTPLYLSLSMKYQNKISQLDKTPYSLESGISYLEDALKKEFPQAMQEALTYMQKYQLYHFSNDKNTQHAGFTTLLGSSPFMFINANDYKTPDTVFHEFGHYYNFYLMGKTIWNDSNNLDIAEIHSQGLELLMFKYYQDIFKDDAQLFEVNSIIEMLSSIIQGAAEDEFQQKVYENPDMSIDEMNALHAQISKKYYGYEMTYEWVDIHHHFESPFYYISYATSAVSALEIWMLSQQDRDEAILTYRNMTQNTINVDYLDALKNANLSNPFTSQIIQEIAKQIKKDF from the coding sequence ATGAAAAAATTTAAATCAATAGCTATCTTATTTGTAACTTTAGCACTTTTATTAAGTGGCTGTACTTCAACAACCAAGGTTCATGAAGAAACAATTCCTCCTCATGACAATATTGCCTTTAAAGACATGAAATATCAGCGTCCTGATATTGACGCAACCAATCAAAAGATTGAAGACCTTATGAAGCTTTCTCAAAACAGTAACAAAGATGCTGATGTCTTAAATGCTTATCAGGATATTCTTGATGATCTCTATAATATTGATTATATGTCATCACTAGCAAACGTCTTTTACAGTATAGATGTTACAAGTCAATATTATGATAATGAAAGTCAATTTTTAAGTAATAGTTATACAAAACTTGACAATCAAATGAATTCTTTAACCAAAACAATTCTTGAATCCCAATATAAAGATGCTTTCACAAATAAAATGGGTCAAGACTTCATTGAACGTTATCAAAAAAATGCAAAATTAAATTCACCTGAAATTGAAGAACTTTCAGAGCAGGAAACAGCACTTGTCAATCAATACAACACATTATTATCAAAAGAATATACAACTGAAATCAAGGGTAAAACAGTGACTATGGATGATTTAGACTTTAGTAAGCAAGATGATATTGATGCCTATTATCGTATTTATCAAAATAAAAATAAAGAGTTAGCTACGATTTATAGTCAGCTTGTGAAAATCAGAATCCAAATAGCAAAGAAACTTGGTTATGACAGTTATGCTGATTATGCCTATGATGTATTAGGACGTGATTTTACTAAAGAAGATGCACAAAAATTTGAAAAGAACGTTCTTGAAACAGTCACACCTTTATATCTTTCACTATCAATGAAATATCAAAATAAAATAAGTCAATTAGATAAAACTCCATATTCACTTGAAAGTGGAATATCTTATCTTGAAGATGCACTGAAAAAAGAGTTTCCACAAGCCATGCAAGAAGCACTTACCTATATGCAAAAATATCAGCTTTATCATTTCAGCAATGATAAAAATACTCAACATGCTGGTTTTACAACTTTGCTTGGCTCAAGTCCATTCATGTTTATTAATGCCAATGATTATAAAACGCCAGACACTGTCTTCCATGAATTTGGTCATTATTATAACTTTTATCTTATGGGAAAGACAATCTGGAATGATTCTAACAATTTAGATATTGCTGAAATTCATTCTCAAGGCTTAGAACTCTTAATGTTCAAATATTATCAAGATATTTTTAAAGATGATGCTCAACTTTTTGAAGTTAATTCAATCATTGAAATGTTAAGCAGCATTATTCAAGGTGCAGCAGAAGATGAATTCCAACAAAAAGTTTATGAAAATCCTGATATGTCAATAGATGAAATGAATGCTTTGCATGCGCAAATTAGTAAAAAATACTATGGATATGAAATGACATATGAATGGGTTGATATTCATCATCATTTTGAATCACCATTCTATTATATCAGTTATGCAACAAGTGCTGTTTCTGCCTTAGAAATATGGATGCTCAGTCAACAAGATCGTGATGAAGCAATCCTTACTTATCGAAATATGACTCAAAATACAATTAATGTTGATTACTTAGATGCTTTAAAAAATGCCAATCTAAGCAATCCATTTACAAGTCAAATTATTCAAGAAATTGCAAAACAAATCAAAAAAGATTTTTAA
- a CDS encoding glucose-6-phosphate isomerase family protein: protein MKVIEPSVIHHIQNGVLEGKDVESYTKKYHEVKYLYENQRDDDPVVYEVYSYSKGADVLGNLNWGLTVLKPVYSHDECNMTKGHFHSLKDCAEIYFGIAGQGLLLLMDDTGYTWAEKVYEGSLHHIDGTIAHRLVNIGEEDLKVGACWPTSAGHDYAAIETREFGYRVFKKNGQIEFKER, encoded by the coding sequence ATGAAAGTCATTGAACCATCAGTGATACATCATATTCAAAATGGTGTATTAGAAGGTAAAGATGTAGAAAGTTACACAAAAAAATATCATGAAGTGAAATATCTTTATGAAAATCAAAGAGATGATGACCCTGTTGTTTATGAGGTTTATTCATATTCAAAAGGGGCAGATGTTTTAGGAAATCTAAACTGGGGATTAACAGTATTAAAACCGGTTTATTCTCATGATGAATGTAATATGACAAAAGGTCATTTTCATTCTTTAAAAGATTGTGCAGAAATTTATTTTGGAATTGCTGGTCAGGGTCTTTTGTTATTGATGGATGATACAGGGTATACATGGGCTGAAAAGGTTTATGAAGGTTCTTTGCATCATATTGATGGAACAATTGCCCATAGACTCGTCAATATTGGTGAAGAGGATTTAAAAGTTGGTGCCTGTTGGCCAACATCAGCGGGACATGATTACGCTGCTATAGAAACAAGAGAATTTGGTTATAGAGTTTTTAAGAAAAATGGTCAGATAGAATTTAAAGAAAGATAG
- a CDS encoding GntR family transcriptional regulator, with the protein MKLSFQSGQKPLWSQLYDILESRILNGDYQEGEVLPSEMALMEEFEVSRVTVRQAMDKLINAKLISRKRGKGTIVLKRENTVATSFQSSFNGVEEKNNANDRRVISVEYASPPIDVAYFFGVSVNRPVLKLTRQTYVDGKPVTHYESYINPIVPVDDQTDFSGSMYAKLEQAGYPITHVKEKITAALMTAKEKEMFGVTKNEALMNRIRMGSSEDIPIEYTYSRYVANGYELVIDLK; encoded by the coding sequence ATGAAATTAAGTTTTCAAAGTGGACAAAAGCCATTATGGAGTCAGCTTTATGACATATTGGAATCACGTATTCTTAATGGTGATTACCAGGAAGGTGAAGTTTTACCAAGCGAGATGGCTTTAATGGAAGAGTTTGAGGTTTCTAGAGTGACAGTACGTCAAGCGATGGATAAACTGATCAATGCTAAACTGATTTCTAGAAAAAGAGGAAAAGGGACTATTGTTTTAAAACGTGAAAATACTGTGGCAACTTCTTTTCAATCTTCTTTTAATGGTGTGGAAGAAAAAAATAATGCAAACGATAGACGCGTTATTAGTGTAGAATATGCCTCGCCGCCTATTGATGTTGCTTATTTCTTTGGTGTTTCAGTCAATCGTCCAGTTTTAAAGTTAACTCGACAGACATATGTAGATGGGAAACCTGTAACTCATTATGAGTCTTATATTAATCCTATTGTGCCAGTAGATGATCAAACTGATTTTAGTGGATCTATGTATGCAAAATTAGAACAAGCTGGTTACCCTATTACACATGTTAAAGAAAAAATCACAGCTGCGCTTATGACAGCTAAAGAAAAAGAAATGTTTGGTGTGACAAAGAATGAAGCACTTATGAATCGTATTAGAATGGGAAGTTCTGAAGATATTCCAATTGAGTATACATATTCAAGATATGTTGCAAATGGATATGAACTGGTCATAGATTTGAAATAG
- a CDS encoding PTS sugar transporter subunit IIC, translated as MNKFQEKLEGILMPIGSKIANNKYLKVLQKSFIAVMPLTIAGSIALIISYFPFIDYVVPADVLNEIITFLDAMSSATLSIVALFLAGVIGYYYTRQEEHEGIFGAIVMICCFLIVTPMGWNEEGAFAYIPMTWLGGQGLLTAMIVGFGGSILYNKFMNSKMTIKLPESVPPMVAEPFKMLVPALVTFITFAAVRYGMSFTSYGDIHTLLFNVFQTPLMALGTSLPASIIIVVFIQALWFMGLHGQNIAGSVMTPIWNAAMIANLTAVQNGQSPQYIFTGQFFTGFIWMQFVSLIVACLISAKSEQLKAVGKLSVGSACFNISEPIVFGSPVVLNFMLLIPWIVTMAVYVLVTWGFMKSGLCPYPLGADIPWTTPPLISGWLITGSPMGAVVQIVNVIIGTCIYLPFVKMYDKQLVKQEQEGQIEA; from the coding sequence ATGAATAAGTTTCAAGAAAAACTAGAAGGCATATTAATGCCTATAGGGAGTAAGATTGCGAATAACAAGTATCTTAAAGTTTTACAAAAATCATTTATTGCTGTTATGCCATTGACGATTGCTGGGTCAATTGCATTGATTATTTCGTATTTTCCATTTATTGATTATGTCGTACCTGCTGATGTTTTGAATGAGATTATCACTTTCTTGGATGCAATGTCAAGTGCAACATTAAGTATTGTCGCTTTATTCTTGGCTGGAGTTATTGGATATTATTATACACGTCAAGAAGAACATGAAGGTATTTTTGGAGCTATTGTTATGATCTGCTGTTTCTTAATAGTGACTCCAATGGGTTGGAATGAAGAAGGTGCGTTTGCATATATTCCAATGACTTGGTTAGGTGGACAAGGTTTATTAACTGCTATGATTGTTGGTTTTGGTGGTAGTATTCTTTATAACAAATTTATGAATTCTAAAATGACAATTAAATTACCAGAGTCAGTCCCACCAATGGTTGCTGAACCATTTAAAATGTTAGTACCTGCATTAGTGACATTCATTACTTTTGCTGCAGTAAGATATGGTATGTCATTTACATCTTATGGAGATATCCATACATTATTGTTTAATGTTTTCCAAACACCATTAATGGCTTTGGGAACAAGTTTACCTGCTTCGATTATTATTGTTGTCTTTATTCAGGCATTATGGTTTATGGGATTGCATGGACAGAATATTGCTGGTTCTGTTATGACACCAATTTGGAATGCAGCTATGATTGCTAACTTAACTGCTGTACAGAATGGGCAATCACCTCAATATATTTTTACTGGTCAATTCTTTACAGGATTTATTTGGATGCAATTTGTATCACTTATTGTTGCTTGTTTAATAAGTGCTAAGAGTGAGCAATTAAAGGCGGTAGGAAAATTGTCAGTTGGTTCTGCTTGTTTTAATATTTCTGAACCAATTGTCTTTGGATCACCAGTTGTTTTGAACTTTATGTTATTGATTCCATGGATTGTAACAATGGCAGTCTATGTTCTTGTGACTTGGGGATTTATGAAATCTGGATTATGTCCTTATCCATTAGGAGCAGATATTCCTTGGACAACACCTCCACTTATTTCAGGTTGGTTAATTACTGGTTCACCGATGGGAGCAGTTGTTCAAATTGTCAATGTTATTATTGGAACATGTATCTATTTACCATTTGTAAAAATGTATGATAAGCAATTGGTTAAACAAGAACAAGAAGGACAAATTGAGGCTTAA
- a CDS encoding glycoside hydrolase family 1 protein gives MKYEFPKNFKWGSAVWAQGTEGAFDKDGKAPTVWDEYYRLSPERFYNEVGPSETLNWYEDYERYAQLAKDIGHNSFRTSILWARLLPDGKNVNEKAVEFYTNMFKSFKEKGMELSIVLYWFDMPLLFEKQGGFTKRDVIEPFAYYCQKCFELFDGLVDIWYIYNEPIVDVMFKYQNDMCYPNLLDWNLANNAIYHMVVAHAKVVEVFKNGNYQGKIGSVLNHGHIYARSEHPADLLAKHRVELMMQLSYEEPLLLGKVNEEWLAFVKEYGAQIDVYEEDAQLIADNTISVLGLNIYSPERVKCLSYQRNPEAPITFDSFSEPYIMHGRQMNSDRGWEIYPKCLYDTLMLMKEEYGNPEMRITENGMGIQNEYRFRNKEGQIQDDYRIDYVKKHLIWAYKAIQEGVHLVGYNMWSFVDLWSPSNQFKNCYGFYEYDLKSGETKRKKSADWFEYVTKVNGFEE, from the coding sequence ATGAAATATGAATTTCCAAAGAATTTTAAGTGGGGTAGTGCAGTATGGGCTCAAGGAACAGAAGGAGCATTTGATAAGGATGGAAAAGCACCAACAGTATGGGATGAATACTATCGTTTATCACCTGAACGCTTCTATAATGAAGTAGGTCCTAGTGAGACATTAAATTGGTATGAGGATTATGAGAGATATGCTCAATTAGCCAAGGATATTGGTCATAACAGTTTTAGAACTTCTATTTTATGGGCTAGATTATTGCCTGATGGAAAAAATGTCAATGAAAAGGCAGTAGAGTTCTATACAAACATGTTTAAATCTTTTAAAGAAAAGGGTATGGAATTGTCTATTGTTTTGTATTGGTTTGATATGCCATTGTTGTTTGAGAAACAAGGTGGATTTACAAAACGTGATGTGATTGAGCCATTTGCTTATTATTGTCAGAAATGTTTTGAATTATTTGATGGGTTGGTAGATATTTGGTATATCTATAATGAACCAATTGTCGATGTGATGTTTAAGTATCAAAATGATATGTGCTATCCAAATTTATTAGATTGGAATTTAGCAAATAATGCAATTTATCACATGGTTGTAGCACATGCGAAGGTTGTAGAAGTCTTTAAGAATGGGAATTATCAAGGAAAAATAGGATCAGTATTGAATCATGGACATATTTATGCAAGAAGTGAGCATCCTGCTGATCTTTTAGCAAAACATCGTGTTGAATTGATGATGCAGTTATCTTATGAAGAACCATTGTTACTTGGTAAAGTCAATGAAGAGTGGTTAGCATTTGTAAAAGAGTATGGTGCTCAAATAGATGTTTATGAAGAAGATGCTCAATTAATTGCGGATAATACAATATCAGTGTTAGGATTAAATATTTATAGTCCAGAAAGAGTTAAGTGCCTTTCATATCAAAGAAATCCAGAAGCACCAATTACATTTGATTCGTTTAGTGAACCTTATATCATGCATGGTCGTCAAATGAATAGCGATCGAGGTTGGGAAATTTATCCAAAATGCCTTTATGATACATTAATGTTAATGAAGGAAGAATATGGAAATCCTGAGATGAGAATTACAGAGAATGGTATGGGTATTCAAAATGAATATCGTTTTAGAAATAAAGAAGGGCAAATCCAAGATGATTATCGTATAGATTATGTTAAGAAACATTTAATTTGGGCTTACAAAGCTATTCAGGAAGGTGTTCATCTCGTTGGTTATAACATGTGGTCATTTGTTGATTTATGGTCACCATCAAATCAATTTAAAAACTGTTATGGTTTCTATGAATATGATTTAAAATCTGGAGAAACAAAACGTAAAAAGAGTGCGGATTGGTTCGAATATGTAACGAAAGTTAACGGTTTTGAAGAATAA
- the gltA gene encoding NADPH-dependent glutamate synthase, with product MPNMSLEKVKIPEQEPNVRNKNFEEVSLGYTKEQAMEEATRCLNCKHQPCKQGCPVGVPIPEFIAEVAQGHFEEAYEIITQENALPAICGRVCPQENQCEGKCVRGIKGESVGIGRLERFVADYHREHGQKKNIQIEKNGKKVAVVGSGPAGITCAGELAKKGYDVTVFEALHKTGGVLSYGIPEFRLPKALVQSEVDGVAELGVDFQTNVVVGRSITIDELQQQGYEAIFVGSGAGLPRFQGIPGENLNGVYAANEFLTRVNLMKGYQFPNHPTPVKISDTVCVIGAGNVAMDAARTAKRLGAKDVYIVYRRGAEEVPARAEEVHHAKEEGIIFKLLTNPVKIEGEDGWVKSMECVEMELGEPDDSGRRRPVVKEGSNFTIETGTVIVSIGQSPNPLIRTTTPGLDTQKWGGIIVDEETMKTSKDGVYAGGDVVTGAATVILAMGAGKTAAKAIDEALKQKDK from the coding sequence ATGCCTAACATGTCATTAGAAAAGGTGAAAATACCTGAACAAGAACCAAATGTCAGAAATAAAAATTTTGAAGAAGTTTCATTAGGATATACAAAAGAACAGGCAATGGAAGAAGCAACTCGTTGCTTAAATTGTAAACATCAGCCATGTAAACAAGGTTGTCCAGTAGGTGTACCAATTCCTGAATTTATTGCAGAAGTGGCGCAAGGACATTTTGAAGAAGCTTATGAAATTATTACTCAAGAAAATGCTTTACCAGCTATTTGCGGACGTGTTTGTCCTCAAGAAAATCAATGTGAGGGAAAATGTGTACGTGGGATTAAAGGTGAATCAGTAGGAATTGGTCGTTTAGAAAGATTTGTTGCTGATTATCATAGAGAACATGGACAAAAGAAAAACATTCAAATAGAAAAAAATGGTAAGAAAGTGGCAGTTGTTGGAAGTGGGCCAGCTGGAATTACTTGTGCTGGTGAATTGGCTAAAAAAGGCTATGATGTCACTGTGTTTGAAGCATTGCACAAAACAGGAGGAGTGCTTTCTTATGGTATTCCTGAGTTCCGTTTGCCAAAAGCTTTGGTACAAAGTGAGGTTGATGGTGTTGCTGAACTTGGCGTCGATTTCCAAACAAATGTTGTTGTTGGAAGATCAATTACAATTGATGAATTACAGCAACAAGGCTATGAGGCTATATTTGTAGGAAGTGGAGCTGGGTTACCAAGATTCCAAGGTATTCCAGGTGAAAACTTAAATGGTGTTTATGCTGCAAATGAATTCTTGACACGTGTGAATTTGATGAAAGGTTATCAATTTCCAAATCATCCAACACCTGTTAAAATTAGTGATACAGTTTGTGTCATTGGGGCAGGAAATGTGGCAATGGATGCTGCGAGAACAGCAAAACGTTTAGGCGCAAAAGATGTCTATATTGTTTATCGTCGTGGAGCAGAAGAGGTGCCAGCACGAGCTGAGGAAGTTCATCATGCTAAAGAAGAAGGCATCATCTTTAAGTTATTAACAAATCCAGTGAAAATTGAAGGTGAAGATGGCTGGGTAAAATCAATGGAATGTGTTGAGATGGAACTTGGTGAACCAGATGATAGTGGTAGAAGAAGACCAGTTGTGAAAGAGGGATCAAATTTCACAATTGAAACAGGTACAGTCATTGTATCTATTGGTCAAAGTCCAAATCCATTAATCAGAACAACAACTCCTGGTTTAGATACACAAAAATGGGGTGGAATCATTGTTGATGAAGAAACAATGAAGACTTCTAAAGATGGTGTTTATGCTGGTGGAGACGTTGTAACTGGAGCAGCAACTGTTATTTTAGCAATGGGAGCTGGAAAAACAGCTGCTAAAGCTATTGATGAAGCTTTAAAACAAAAAGATAAATAA
- a CDS encoding GNAT family N-acetyltransferase — MSIQRPIQPALIKPVHLNTPYIETKRLILRKMTEEDLQAVFMIYKDQAVNEFLPWFPLHTLEEAKILLENKYLKAYQLPRGYMYAICLKSDNIPIGYVHIEMDESYDLGYGLRKEFWHQGITTEAVQAVLKQAQEDGLPYVTATHDINNINSGKVMKKLQMNYQYSYEELWQPKNKMVTFRMYQLNLDGNQKRVYKKYWDMYPNHYIEENI, encoded by the coding sequence ATGAGTATTCAAAGACCTATTCAGCCTGCTTTAATCAAACCAGTTCATTTAAATACGCCTTATATTGAAACAAAACGTTTGATATTAAGAAAAATGACTGAAGAAGATTTACAAGCTGTTTTTATGATTTATAAAGATCAAGCTGTCAATGAATTTTTACCATGGTTTCCTCTTCACACGCTTGAAGAAGCCAAAATATTATTAGAAAATAAATATTTAAAAGCCTATCAATTACCAAGAGGATATATGTATGCGATTTGTTTGAAAAGTGATAATATTCCTATTGGTTATGTTCATATTGAAATGGATGAGAGCTATGATTTAGGCTATGGTTTAAGAAAAGAGTTTTGGCATCAGGGAATAACGACTGAAGCAGTTCAGGCAGTTTTAAAACAGGCACAAGAAGATGGACTGCCTTATGTGACTGCTACTCATGATATCAATAATATAAATAGTGGTAAAGTCATGAAGAAGTTACAGATGAACTATCAATATTCATATGAAGAATTGTGGCAACCCAAAAATAAAATGGTTACTTTTCGAATGTATCAATTGAACCTTGATGGTAATCAAAAAAGAGTTTATAAAAAATATTGGGATATGTATCCTAATCATTATATTGAAGAGAATATTTAA